The following proteins are co-located in the Deinococcota bacterium genome:
- a CDS encoding aspartate kinase — protein MALVVQKYGGTSVGDVDRIHKVAARIARNVEGGDKVAVTVSAMGRTTDGLIRLAREITPRPSRRELDVLMVTGEQQSVALVTMALQHLGVRARSFTGAQAGFVTDGFFGGARIREVRPDRLLAAFEDHDVAVIAGFQGVDEAGNLTTLGRGGSDTTAVAVAAALGARECEIYTDTEGVYTTDPHLIPAATKLDAIDYDEMLELASVGAQVLHPRSVWYARRYGVVIHVRSSFSYNTGTLVKEVKRVGELKGGDRVKTDKPVTGVALDRNHARINLLGVPDVPGVAAQVFRALGDAGVNVDMIIQGVPGSDESRQQMAFTVSKDRTEDALGAVAPVLARLGGEAVADPEIAKISIVGVAVGSTPGVAGRMFAAVSAVGANIEMIATSEVRISVVIPAAQAEEALRSVHSEFGLER, from the coding sequence ATGGCACTCGTGGTCCAGAAATACGGCGGCACCAGCGTCGGCGACGTCGACCGCATTCACAAGGTGGCGGCCCGCATCGCTAGAAACGTCGAGGGCGGCGACAAGGTGGCGGTGACGGTCTCGGCGATGGGGCGGACCACCGACGGCCTGATTCGCCTGGCCAGGGAGATCACGCCCCGGCCCAGCCGCCGCGAGCTCGACGTCTTGATGGTGACCGGTGAGCAGCAGTCGGTGGCGCTGGTGACGATGGCGCTGCAACACCTGGGCGTCCGGGCGCGCTCCTTTACGGGTGCTCAGGCGGGCTTTGTCACCGACGGCTTCTTTGGCGGCGCGCGCATCCGCGAAGTCAGGCCCGACCGGCTCCTCGCGGCTTTCGAGGACCACGACGTGGCCGTCATCGCCGGCTTCCAGGGCGTGGACGAGGCGGGCAACCTGACGACGTTGGGCCGCGGCGGCTCCGACACCACCGCGGTGGCGGTGGCGGCCGCCCTGGGCGCGCGCGAGTGCGAGATCTACACCGACACCGAGGGCGTCTACACCACCGACCCGCACCTCATCCCCGCGGCGACGAAGCTGGACGCCATCGACTACGACGAGATGCTCGAGCTGGCCTCGGTGGGCGCCCAGGTTCTGCACCCGCGCAGCGTCTGGTACGCGCGCCGCTACGGCGTGGTGATCCACGTGCGCTCGAGCTTTTCCTACAACACCGGCACCCTGGTGAAAGAGGTAAAAAGGGTTGGTGAGCTGAAAGGCGGCGACAGAGTGAAGACCGACAAGCCCGTGACCGGCGTGGCGCTCGACCGCAACCATGCCCGTATCAACCTGCTCGGCGTGCCCGACGTGCCGGGCGTTGCCGCGCAAGTCTTTCGCGCGCTCGGCGACGCCGGCGTCAACGTGGACATGATCATCCAGGGGGTGCCGGGCAGCGACGAGAGCCGCCAGCAGATGGCCTTTACCGTCAGCAAGGATAGAACCGAAGACGCGTTGGGGGCGGTGGCGCCGGTCCTGGCGCGGCTCGGCGGCGAGGCCGTGGCTGACCCCGAGATCGCCAAGATCTCCATCGTGGGCGTCGCCGTCGGCTCGACGCCCGGCGTCGCCGGGAGGATGTTCGCGGCCGTCTCGGCGGTGGGCGCCAACATCGAGATGATCGCCACCAGCGAGGTGCGCATCTCGGTGGTCATCCCCGCCGCCCAGGCCGAGGAGGCGCTCAGGTCGGTCCACAGCGAGTTCGGGCTCGAGCGCTGA